In a genomic window of Candidatus Methylomirabilota bacterium:
- a CDS encoding class I SAM-dependent methyltransferase: MDRQVFSRELERDYYSRRWPEEAKLYLHLEPYLRCWLNPEAVFRGKRVLDIGAGECTYTRLIADKFAPKEIVACELFRERMLPAARASRSSNLKFIAGDVFCLPFQTGSFEVVFGSLVLHQLPNLEEIISEIRRVLGDDGCYIGIEPNPHHPVHLYRYLLGNHSPNQYLLGPKHLGAFEKVGFEVSIQYFWAKFPCLRNSLLGTCMGIVAESREE; encoded by the coding sequence GTGGACCGGCAAGTATTCTCCCGCGAACTCGAGAGGGACTATTACAGCCGACGATGGCCAGAGGAGGCCAAGCTCTACCTCCATCTGGAGCCGTATCTGCGATGCTGGCTTAATCCCGAGGCAGTTTTTAGGGGAAAGCGGGTTCTGGACATCGGGGCGGGTGAATGCACGTATACCCGGCTTATTGCAGATAAGTTTGCGCCAAAGGAGATAGTGGCATGTGAATTGTTCCGGGAACGGATGTTGCCAGCGGCCAGAGCGAGTCGGAGTTCGAACTTGAAGTTCATTGCCGGGGATGTATTCTGTTTGCCCTTTCAGACTGGTTCCTTCGAAGTCGTTTTCGGTAGCTTGGTCCTACATCAGCTTCCGAACCTTGAAGAAATAATCAGTGAAATCCGGCGCGTGCTGGGGGATGACGGTTGCTATATCGGGATTGAGCCGAACCCTCATCATCCAGTTCATCTGTATCGGTACCTTCTGGGAAATCACTCCCCTAATCAGTACCTCCTCGGGCCGAAGCATCTTGGCGCCTTTGAAAAGGTCGGATTTGAGGTCAGTATCCAGTATTTCTGGGCCAAGTTTCCTTGTCTGCGAAATTCGCTCTTAGGGACATGCATGGGAATCGTGGCTGAAAGCCGTGAGGAGTGA
- a CDS encoding class I SAM-dependent methyltransferase: MHGQSGVKQIRAVQIAHHAGIEVPDFPRIEKVVRNLRHLPSGKHLEVGYSKGGFADSLSKIGWDCTGLDLNAHDQAVIKTIECDLNEGFPVEAEEFDLVTAGEVIEHMLDEGAFLDECRRVLRKGGTLVVTTPNLSYSLNRLRVLIGKTPLFVYAPYHYHFHTRQTLVGLMEKHEFSVTKVLSSHVLYSRRMHWTGRLFEFLGDVFPTLGAHLIVFAVKS; the protein is encoded by the coding sequence ATGCATGGTCAGTCGGGAGTTAAGCAGATAAGGGCGGTTCAGATCGCTCATCACGCTGGTATTGAGGTCCCCGATTTTCCCCGTATCGAGAAGGTCGTGCGCAATCTCAGACATCTGCCATCTGGAAAGCACTTGGAGGTCGGTTACTCAAAAGGAGGGTTTGCTGATTCTCTCTCAAAAATAGGGTGGGACTGTACTGGCCTAGATCTGAATGCCCACGACCAAGCCGTAATTAAGACGATCGAATGTGATCTCAATGAGGGCTTCCCAGTCGAAGCTGAGGAGTTCGATCTCGTGACAGCGGGAGAAGTCATTGAGCATATGTTGGACGAAGGGGCCTTCCTTGACGAGTGCCGTCGTGTCCTCAGGAAGGGTGGAACGCTGGTGGTAACTACTCCCAATCTGTCGTATTCCCTGAACCGCTTACGGGTTCTGATTGGGAAGACGCCTCTCTTTGTGTACGCCCCCTACCACTACCACTTTCACACGCGGCAGACGCTTGTGGGCCTCATGGAGAAGCATGAGTTTTCGGTAACCAAGGTGCTCTCAAGCCACGTGTTGTATTCGAGGCGAATGCATTGGACGGGAAGGTTGTTTGAGTTTTTGGGCGACGTCTTTCCAACCCTTGGTGCCCACTTGATCGTCTTTGCAGTTAAGTCCTAG
- a CDS encoding glycosyltransferase family 2 protein, giving the protein MNQVSVVILTFNEEKNIRRCLESVRDFTDDIVIVDSSSTDKTLKISEEYGCRIVQHAFVNHAIQFNWALDNVPLDRLWILRLDCDELLPTKLKHELTHLISTCGPDVTGIYLNRRMYFMNRWLKHGGIYPHHILRVFRNGYARYEEKTEEHLVLTSGRVIFAKNDFLEDNRQNTLKYWLKKHDDLSDGEIRDTLLETRVPDRDLKEDLFGSKVERTRWLKTRVYARCPLFLRGLLYFSYRYFLRLGFLDGIPGLIFHVLQAFWYRFYIDARIYEMRSDWQAKGRDYQDI; this is encoded by the coding sequence GTGAACCAGGTTTCTGTTGTTATCTTGACCTTTAATGAGGAGAAAAACATCCGTCGGTGTCTCGAGTCGGTTAGGGATTTCACCGATGACATCGTCATCGTCGATTCGTCTAGTACCGATAAAACGCTGAAGATCAGTGAGGAGTACGGGTGTCGGATTGTTCAACATGCATTCGTCAATCACGCCATCCAATTTAACTGGGCGCTGGACAATGTGCCGCTTGATCGGCTATGGATTTTGCGGCTTGACTGCGACGAACTCCTTCCCACGAAACTGAAGCATGAGTTGACCCACCTTATCTCGACTTGCGGACCTGACGTCACCGGCATTTACCTGAATCGCCGTATGTACTTCATGAACCGGTGGCTGAAGCACGGCGGAATCTATCCCCATCACATCCTGCGGGTCTTCCGGAATGGCTATGCCCGCTATGAGGAGAAAACCGAAGAACACCTGGTGCTGACGTCCGGACGGGTCATATTTGCCAAGAACGATTTTCTCGAAGATAACCGCCAGAACACCTTGAAGTACTGGCTAAAGAAACACGATGATCTTTCGGATGGAGAGATCAGGGATACGCTCCTTGAGACCAGAGTTCCGGACAGGGACCTCAAGGAGGATCTGTTTGGCAGTAAAGTTGAACGGACCCGGTGGCTTAAGACTCGTGTGTATGCCCGCTGCCCTTTATTTCTGAGGGGCCTTCTCTATTTCTCCTACCGATACTTCCTACGCCTCGGATTCCTGGATGGTATTCCGGGCCTAATCTTTCACGTGCTTCAGGCATTTTGGTACCGCTTTTATATTGATGCTCGAATTTATGAGATGCGTTCGGATTGGCAGGCGAAGGGTAGGGATTACCAGGACATCTGA
- a CDS encoding glycosyltransferase family 4 protein, whose protein sequence is MLSVAINAVSAKSGGAATYIENLGKELAKSDYGNQYLFCIPPKRVASLEGLGDRIRVVASDVGYRSSWRRQLWDQVTLRQILRKEHVDVLLSSSDFGMWFPPCKQILMVRNPLFFSPLFLRTVLPNKSRQFRLEFWIRRWLISLSVRASDIVIAASRSMMADLKQLIPVPDSKAVVNSFGVPLERFSWNQLGASEKVQRDSERPCQLLYVSEYSDYKNLTTLLKAVSIMRTQGMADFRLMTTADPSQFPEVEIVTREQDRALVSHPHIAPFVKFTGSIPYEDVPNLYMQSDLFVFPSLAESFGHPLVEAMASGLPIIASDIPICREICGDAAVYFSPLDPNDLAEKIMSLRNDSGLRQRLGRLGRKRAEVHFDWKDHVRRLVGIIERVAANGRG, encoded by the coding sequence ATGCTGAGTGTGGCTATAAATGCTGTCTCAGCAAAATCCGGTGGGGCGGCTACTTATATTGAAAACCTCGGCAAAGAGCTTGCGAAGTCGGATTACGGGAACCAGTATCTTTTTTGTATTCCGCCTAAACGCGTTGCATCCCTGGAGGGTCTTGGGGATAGGATCAGAGTAGTCGCGTCAGACGTTGGCTATCGCTCTTCTTGGAGGCGACAGCTGTGGGATCAAGTCACGCTGAGGCAAATCCTCAGGAAGGAACACGTTGACGTTCTGCTCTCATCATCTGACTTTGGCATGTGGTTCCCTCCGTGCAAACAGATCCTGATGGTTCGAAATCCCCTCTTTTTCTCACCATTGTTCCTGAGAACAGTTCTACCGAATAAGAGCCGGCAATTTAGACTTGAGTTCTGGATTCGTCGATGGCTGATCTCACTTTCTGTGCGGGCCTCCGACATTGTGATTGCAGCATCACGGAGTATGATGGCAGACCTCAAGCAGCTCATCCCGGTCCCTGATAGCAAGGCAGTGGTGAACAGTTTTGGTGTGCCGCTTGAGCGGTTTTCTTGGAATCAATTAGGCGCATCAGAGAAGGTTCAGAGAGACTCCGAGAGGCCATGTCAACTCTTGTATGTCTCTGAGTATAGCGACTACAAGAACCTTACGACACTTCTCAAGGCAGTCTCCATCATGAGGACGCAAGGGATGGCTGATTTTCGCCTTATGACGACTGCGGATCCGAGTCAGTTTCCCGAGGTGGAAATTGTGACGCGAGAGCAGGACAGGGCGCTAGTGTCTCATCCTCACATTGCTCCATTCGTGAAGTTTACGGGTTCTATCCCGTACGAAGATGTACCGAACTTGTACATGCAAAGCGACCTGTTTGTGTTCCCTTCACTGGCGGAATCGTTCGGGCATCCTCTGGTGGAGGCGATGGCCAGTGGGCTGCCGATCATCGCATCAGATATTCCGATCTGCCGAGAAATTTGCGGGGATGCAGCCGTCTATTTCAGTCCATTGGATCCCAATGACCTTGCCGAAAAGATTATGTCTCTGCGGAATGACTCAGGCCTTCGACAACGGTTAGGACGGCTTGGAAGAAAACGGGCTGAGGTCCACTTCGACTGGAAAGATCATGTTCGGCGCTTAGTGGGGATTATTGAACGAGTGGCAGCCAATGGTCGAGGATAA